DNA sequence from the Callospermophilus lateralis isolate mCalLat2 chromosome 2, mCalLat2.hap1, whole genome shotgun sequence genome:
ACTTTCATCCCAAGATTataattaaagttttaaaaactaAATCGCATTTTATCAGAGTACATTAGAAAACTGAAGAAGTCTACATCCTAAATATAGGatccaaaataattttacttaCACTCTTTAATTGATCTGAAAGACAAGCCCTACTAATAAACAATTTTGTTTAATTTCACTATAAAAAGCTAACTctttttaaaacaacaaaaaatagacaCACGTTGTTGTAATCTAAGATAGCCTAAAACTAAATAGTCATGATGACCATATTTCCCTCAGAAATCTACCAACaactttcttcattttatttgtttgttaacACTTGCAGGAACTTTGCTGAGTAAAAGTAATATAATTTTAACTCAATATTAACCAAAATACTGATTTGCATTAAAATACAAAGGTTAACTCATTTATTCAGCAAAAGTTGATTAAGCCCACAGGATGTGGCAGACACTGTTCAAATTCCAGAACAGAAAAATCCAGTCTTTAGTGATAGAAGCCACAGTGACCAAAGAGCGTACTTTGAAACCaccttccccttcctcttttttttttttaaaggttttaaatttttccttatttttattggTAAATTACAGATACACATAATGGTGGGATCcagtgttacatattcatacatgcaaacaatataacaatgtattttggataatatcATTCCccaatttttccccctttcctttccctcctcccttcccctttctctctgaAATCTAAAACAGGTAGATGATATCACAGAAAGATTTACTGAAGCAAGATTCCTCCCCCATTCTACTACAAACTCCACTACAAACTCCAAGAGGTCACTTACTTTGAGAATACAAAAAGGATAGTGTCAAATTCTAGATTAGGTTTTCATTACTACAGTGGAATACCTGCAGTGATTAACTTAAAAAGCTAAAAGGTTTGTTTAGCTCATGGTTTCCAGAGATTCTAGTCCAAGACTGGACCATACCATTGCGTTGAGCCTCTGGCGGGAGCTCCAGATGCCATTGACAGAGCAAACTGTTCATATCATgattcagaaagcagagagagagagacagagaaatccCAAAATCCCCCTCCAAAGCATGCCCTCAGCCAGTGATCTTCCACTAGACCCCGTCTCTCAAAGGTTCTACCACCATCTAATAGCACACTCCTGggtaccaagcctttaacacatgtacTTTGGGGGACACTCATCCAAAACATAACACATGATGAATATCAACCAGAAAAAAGCATAAAGATGTTGAATAGCTTGATTTCATCATTCCACATACAACAAAGCAGCTCACTGTGTCAATATGTGTAATTATGATCTATCAATTAAAATAATatcaattattatttatttaaaataataattgttaattaaaaataaaatttaatggtGAGTTAAAGCTAATTATAACTACGAAattaaaccaaataaataaagaaggaCAAAAATTCCTAATAAAGGTGCTAAACTGGCTAAAGCAGGAAAACCTCATGCACAAGCTCCTGTTTGCTGGAAAACTACCAGGGATAGAATGGGTGATGAAAAACAATTCCAGAACCTTCCAAGATCTGAAAGCCACCAACACTAAAAatgtgaaacaaagaaaaaattcttgCTTTGCCTTCTGGTAAAAacaggagtttaaaaaaaaaaaagtggtatccAATGCAGGTAATACAGACAACACAGCCCACTGTCAAGAGTAACCATCACAAGATACATGAAAGGAGAGAGGAAAGATTGGGCTGGTGCAAGACTTTTCTTCCCACTTCTTATTGACTGAGTCACAGGGCACTTCCCAGCAGCAGCCCAGGCCAGATGGAGTCTCACCCCCAATTGTGCTGCAGGCTGAGGGTCAAGGGAAAAGTTAGATGCCCCCCTTCCAGGGTATATCTTGAGCTTACAGTTGGTAGAACGTGAACTGAAATTCAGTGTATGTCTGACTTTCCAACTTCCTCTTTCTGGACCAGATGGATCCAGTTTGCTCCTTAAGGATTTTGTAAGATGAAAACAAGCCAACCTCCTTTTTCACAAAAGGTTTTATGAGAACAAACAGGAATGTGCCATACAATACCAAAGTGACAATTTATGCATGCTGATTTTTCTACAGATGCTGACTGGATCAAAGTCCAGTCTGAGATCATAGTTCTATTTCAGAACTTGGCTGCCTAGTTATTTGTAGAATGTGGTCCCATCAAAGGCTGTGGTCTGTCTGTCTTCCAACTACACAGTGCCAGTCATCTGGTCTAGAAACTGAAGGGAGATACTGCCACGTCCAGTTTGTGCAGATTCCAAGTCACGATCGCAAAAGACTGTTGTAGCTTTTCCTTTGCTTGTAAGAAAAGGGGCCTCATAAACAACATGGCACAATAAAAGGTGTCGGTCAGCAATAAAGGAAAGAGAGGATGGAAACGAAGCAACAGTTGGACAAGACACTGAAAATTCAGTAAAGATAGTCATAGATCAAGCTGAAGGGGGAAAACTAGGGTGCATGGTATATCTCTTTATGTGCAAGACAGTCAGGCTGTTCCTGCTTGGTTTTAGGTCAGGGTGGTCCAGATCAGTTATCTGAACACAGGCAAAAGTAAAATGGAAGTGATACCTTACTTGTGTGGAACATCGCAGAATAGGCAAGCTCCAGGTTTGTCTAATTTAAGGATGAGACAGAAAAGAGACTAttcatattgggctggggatgtggctcaagcggtaacgcgcttgcctggcatgtgcggtgtgctgggttcgatcctcagcaccacataaaaataaaataaagatgttgtgtccactgaaaactgaaaaataaatattaaaaaattctttctctcttctctctctctctttaaaaaaaagagagactatTCATATTAAGCAAAAAAGGTAAAAACCTCATCAGAGTCTGTTTAATAAACACATTCACTATTTCATGAGTGTGTAATCATGCAGAATTACAAAAAAAAGTTCAGGGAACACTAGTGGTACCTAGGGACAACAATCAGATGTCTGCAAAACTCTCCAGATCAAACCATAAAATCAGCCCACCACAGACAAATAAAGTACATAACAGGAAAAAGATATTACTTGAACAAAATAAGGAAAAACTGTCGATTCATTTATCTATTCAGAGTGCACTGCTTAGAAGGGAAGATGGCCCTCtgggagagaggaaagagaatgCTTGGGAACACTTGGCAGCGTCCTGGCCCAGGGCCTCCGGCTGGAAGGACCTGACGTTGGGCATATCAGGTGCTGACACACCTATCCAAGTGGCTTTGATTCCTCTCTCTCCAAATAGAATTTTAGTTGTAATTTGCCTCCCTGTGTGGTTTCTTCAGCATATGGAGAATTATACCCCTCCCACAAGTACAATCTTGGCAGTTTGTTCTTCCCTGAAAGCTAAAAATAGCATTCTGGCTTTATGCAGTGAGCTATTCTGAACTTGGTTAACTCCAGTCCAtctggaaaatatttttgaaggagGTTGCACAAATGAGAACCACACCCTGGATTGCGGCAGCTTCACTAAAGTGAGTTCTCCTGCTAGCCAGCCTTCCCTAAAGACACTCATGTCTTATCTTGTTTCAAATAGCCATAAAATGTTTCTATTCCTTTGGCTTAGACTGTAATAAATCATCACATCATCATAACAGCATCTCTTGAACACTTACTGTATGCAGGGCACTGTTCTAAGTGTTTATTTGAATGATTCATTTAGTTTTTCATAATAAGGCTAGAGGATAATTGCAGTTACAATTACTCCTATTTTATAGGTGAGGAACTGAGACCCACAGAGCCCAAGGGACTTGTCCAAGGACACACAgatattattttctcatttatttagtGAGAACCCAAGAAACACTATAGCTGAATATGTTTATCAGTTCTTAACTGCCCATTCACAGACACATAATATATTCTGAGAAAAGGTGAAAGAGAaaaatcacagactttcattcctTGGCTATGTTCTCATCTAGAACTTATCacaaggggctgaggttgtgacttagtggtggagtgcttgcctagacatgtgaggcactgggtttgatccttagcaccacataaaatataagtaaataaaatagaattgatCACAAACTTGGTAAAAACAGAGAGCTTTTCATCCTAAATGAGGGTATGCTTCTCTTTAGAATCCTCTGTCACTTTGGAGTTATGCAATAGttccttggttttatttttaaaatttaaattagagTGACTACTTTCTTGTGTAGTTGATTGAATTGATCAAGAGATTGCCCCACATGTTCAGTCAGTAAGGCTCAAACCAGATTTGCTGCCTTAATACCTCTAAAGAGCATTAACCCAGCCCCATCAGACACACTGGCTCACGGTCACCATGATTCTCAAGCACAGTGTGCTATGCAACACTGTTaattctggaaaccaatgatggaCAAATTATTTTCTAATCACCAATAGATAAATTGGTTAATAGAGTCTTAGGGGGAAAAGAGCTTGATCCACAAAAATCACTACATAGATTCAATAGTCCAAAACTACATAAATGTCTGTGCCACTGACCCAGCTCATGGCTTTATTGTGAATATTAGCCCAAAGTCAAAAAAATGAATGCCTTTGAGAAAGCCCATTATCCCTATGAACAGCTTTCTTTATGGCACTTTTAATATCCTTATTCCTAAAACTGTAGATGATGGGATTCATCATTGGTATCACCACAGCATAGAATATGGACACCACCTTGTCCCGGTTCAGGGAGTAGCTAGAACTAGGTCGCATGTACACAAAGAGACCAGAACCATAGAAGAGGGTCACAGCCGTCAGGTGAGAGGCACAGGTACTGAAGGCCTTGGTCCTACCTTTAGCTGAGCTGATTCTCAGGACAGCAGCAACAATATAACCATAAGAAATGAGGATAACAAGGACAGGTATCACTCCAACGACAACACCCACAATAAAGTTCACCACCTGGCTGGTGAAGGTATCAGAGCAGGACAGAGCCAGGACCGGAGGAAGGTCACAGAAGAAATGGTCGATCATGTTGGGCCCACAGAAATCATGGTGATAGACAGAGGATGTCTCAATCAAAGAGCTAAGGAACCCACCCACATAGGCGCCAGCCACCATCTTTAAGCAAAGCGTGTGGGAAATGAGGGCCGCATACAGCAGCGGGTTGCAGATGGCAGcatagcggtcataggccatggcGGCCAAGAGAAAGCACTCAGTCAGCCCCATGCCACAGAAGACAAAGTACTGTGTGGCACAGCCCACAAAGGAAATGGTTTTCTGCTCTGTGATGATATCAGAAAGCATCTTGGGGCTTATAGCGGACACATAGCAGATGTCCAGGAAGGACAAGTTactgaggaagaagtacatgggtgtgTGCAGGTGAGAGTCCATCCTGATGAGGACAATAAGACTCAAGTTCCAGGCCACAGTCAGGAGGTAGATCCCCAGAAATAACACAAAAAGGGAAGTCTTCATTTGAGGATGATCTGAGAATCCTAGAAGGATGAATTTTGTCACAACTGTGTTGTTCCTTTGTACCACCATAGGTGTCCTgcatgaagaaaagaagaaaccctGTGTCAGATCAATTGTGTTCATTATTACAAGATCAGAAATGTCCTAGAAGATTGTACAGTCAATACCCCGTTTCGATTCCCACCAACTTCCAAGAAAAATCTTCCCAGAGCAAGCCAGGGTTAAATAATACCTTggtgttattttaaatttttattttatatgccttcttggaaaaaaaaatagattctgaTGAATGGAGTAGAAAGTGGCCAGGATCAGAAAGATGATTTGTCTTCAGCTCCATTCCTTCATAGGTGAggactgtggaaagccactcatcCCTTAAGAGCCTCACTTCTCAAGATGGCAGGGTTGAGTCAGAGGAGTTTCAAGGTCCTTTTAGAACTGGATTTCCTAGGAGCTCTCTTAGAATTTCTGACTTAAAAACATAAACCAAactaagattttaaaaaacagaCTTTTTATGCTTTATATATCTTCAGTATAAGAACTCCAGTGGCCTATAATCTTTAACATATTCCATTTGGGGAAAGGAAATCCAATCAtccaaatcattcttctagattgcaaaatgaaaagaaaaaaaaaatatgtgtgtctgtgtgtatatggtAAGGACTAGACACATTTAtgataaaattcacataaaattcATAGAAAGATAAAAACTTGGACTGGCCCAATTGGCTCCATCATGGAGTTAGAGATGGGGAACCATCCCAGAGCTGATTCAAATGGGCTGACGATGGTGGTCAAGAACTTATATTTCCTTAACAAGAA
Encoded proteins:
- the LOC143391870 gene encoding olfactory receptor 5A2; this translates as MVVQRNNTVVTKFILLGFSDHPQMKTSLFVLFLGIYLLTVAWNLSLIVLIRMDSHLHTPMYFFLSNLSFLDICYVSAISPKMLSDIITEQKTISFVGCATQYFVFCGMGLTECFLLAAMAYDRYAAICNPLLYAALISHTLCLKMVAGAYVGGFLSSLIETSSVYHHDFCGPNMIDHFFCDLPPVLALSCSDTFTSQVVNFIVGVVVGVIPVLVILISYGYIVAAVLRISSAKGRTKAFSTCASHLTAVTLFYGSGLFVYMRPSSSYSLNRDKVVSIFYAVVIPMMNPIIYSFRNKDIKSAIKKAVHRDNGLSQRHSFF